One Cydia splendana chromosome 21, ilCydSple1.2, whole genome shotgun sequence genomic region harbors:
- the LOC134801147 gene encoding uncharacterized protein LOC134801147 isoform X2 encodes MISHPNVATRHPKENVPAWVKITRHLNSIGTARSMKAWWQTWKDLKNRIRSRVHAKNRSCGWDLHGFRQRKLRILLGMTPRDRQTDPETDIDQPETDGETLEEYSKPESEVAVAPRAPSPRSVLYNLAEILARNSPKNENRETNKKSTPETSVSNETNDILRELVLELKRSNELKAEQNCHLKDMLQQLKTPTCTHTSQHTDIPTPTDDSQTDNALDVQKQEDTLDHVTEDQCNGVANDEEPAGRAPAPVIRPVALSSLTSTDTPGPQYKRVKVQSIVKGEPRTMARRIIRLKDGSVLLMPTNMKTQADKDGDQLYVVCARKRR; translated from the exons ATGATATCACATCCAAATGTTGCCACTAGGCACCCAAAAGAGAATGTACCCGCCTGGGTCAAAATCACCCGTCATCTCAACAGTATAGGCACCGCTAGAAGTATGAAGGCGTGGTGGCAA ACATGGAAAGACCTCAAGAACCGTATCCGCTCGAGGGTCCATGCAAAGAATCGCAGCTGCGGCTGGGATCTGCATGGTTTTAGACAGAGGAAGCTGCGGATACTCCTCGGGATGACGCCCagggacagacagacggacccAGAAACTGACATAGACCAACCTGAGACCGACGGCGAAACT CTCGAAGAATACAGCAAGCCTGAATCCGAAGTAGCAGTAGCCCCGCGTGCCCCATCACCCCGCTCCGTCCTATATAACCTCGCTGAGATCCTCGCTCGAAATAGCCCCAAGAACGAGAATAGGGAAACAAATAAGAAATCTACACCCGAAACTAGTGTTTCTAATGAGACAAATGATATTTTACGG GAATTGGTGCTAGAATTGAAACGTAGCAACGAGTTGAAAGCTGAACAAAATTGTCATCTGAAGGACATGTTACAACAACTAAA GACCCCAACATGCACGCACACAAGCCAACACACAGATATTCCGACGCCAACAGATGACAGTCAAACAGATAACGCACTGGACGTACAAAAACAAGAGGATACTTTAGATCATGTTACTGAAGATCAGTGTAATGGAGTAGCTAATGATGAG GAGCCCGCAGGACGTGCGCCCGCGCCTGTCATCAGACCAGTAGCCCTATCTTCGTTGACGTCGACCGACACGC CTGGGCCACAATACAAGCGGGTGAAAGTGCAATCTATCGTGAAGGGAGAACCTAGAACAATGGCCAGAAGGATCATCAGATTAAAG GATGGGAGCGTGTTATTGATGCCAACCAACATGAAAACTCAAGCGGATAAAGATGGTG aTCAGCTGTACGTGGTGTGTGCACGTAAACGAAGATGA
- the LOC134801147 gene encoding uncharacterized protein LOC134801147 isoform X1, which produces MPAWVKITRHLNSIGPARSMKAWCQVSFMISHPKVATRHPKENVPAWVKTTRHLNIIGPARSMKAWCQTWKDLKNRIRSRVHAKNRSCGWDLHGFRQRKLRILLGMTPRDRQTDPETDIDQPETDGETLEEYSKPESEVAVAPRAPSPRSVLYNLAEILARNSPKNENRETNKKSTPETSVSNETNDILRELVLELKRSNELKAEQNCHLKDMLQQLKTPTCTHTSQHTDIPTPTDDSQTDNALDVQKQEDTLDHVTEDQCNGVANDEEPAGRAPAPVIRPVALSSLTSTDTPGPQYKRVKVQSIVKGEPRTMARRIIRLKDGSVLLMPTNMKTQADKDGDQLYVVCARKRR; this is translated from the exons ATGCCCGCCTGGGTCAAAATCACCCGTCATCTGAACAGTATAGGCCCCGCTAGGAGTATGAAGGCGTGGTGTCAAGTAAGTTTCATGATATCCCATCCTAAAGTTGCCACTAGGCACCCGAAAGAGAATGTACCCGCCTGGGTCAAAACCACCCGTCATCTCAACATTATAGGCCCCGCTAGGAGTATGAAGGCGTGGTGTCAA ACATGGAAAGACCTCAAGAACCGTATCCGCTCGAGGGTCCATGCAAAGAATCGCAGCTGCGGCTGGGATCTGCATGGTTTTAGACAGAGGAAGCTGCGGATACTCCTCGGGATGACGCCCagggacagacagacggacccAGAAACTGACATAGACCAACCTGAGACCGACGGCGAAACT CTCGAAGAATACAGCAAGCCTGAATCCGAAGTAGCAGTAGCCCCGCGTGCCCCATCACCCCGCTCCGTCCTATATAACCTCGCTGAGATCCTCGCTCGAAATAGCCCCAAGAACGAGAATAGGGAAACAAATAAGAAATCTACACCCGAAACTAGTGTTTCTAATGAGACAAATGATATTTTACGG GAATTGGTGCTAGAATTGAAACGTAGCAACGAGTTGAAAGCTGAACAAAATTGTCATCTGAAGGACATGTTACAACAACTAAA GACCCCAACATGCACGCACACAAGCCAACACACAGATATTCCGACGCCAACAGATGACAGTCAAACAGATAACGCACTGGACGTACAAAAACAAGAGGATACTTTAGATCATGTTACTGAAGATCAGTGTAATGGAGTAGCTAATGATGAG GAGCCCGCAGGACGTGCGCCCGCGCCTGTCATCAGACCAGTAGCCCTATCTTCGTTGACGTCGACCGACACGC CTGGGCCACAATACAAGCGGGTGAAAGTGCAATCTATCGTGAAGGGAGAACCTAGAACAATGGCCAGAAGGATCATCAGATTAAAG GATGGGAGCGTGTTATTGATGCCAACCAACATGAAAACTCAAGCGGATAAAGATGGTG aTCAGCTGTACGTGGTGTGTGCACGTAAACGAAGATGA
- the LOC134801356 gene encoding lactase/phlorizin hydrolase-like: MKLSILLSVVVIAAASAVPRQQRQFPDDFIFGTATASYQIEGAWDEDGKGENIWDYNTHRDPTIIDDQSNGDVAADSYHNYKRDVEIMRELGLDCYRFSLSWPRILPSGFPNHINQAGVDFYNNYIDEMLKYNIQPIVTLYHWDLPQKLQELGGFTNPLFEEWFEDYARVAYSLFGDRVKLWITFNEPMQICYQGYGSVTKIPQVNATGIGEYLCAKHLVMGHARAYHAYNNDFKPSQGGRCGLAINLQWYMPDTDSEEDAHAVDLMNQAYWALYTDPIYLPEGGFPKELSEIVAKKSAEQGYPRSRMLSFTEDERVYVQGTYDFLGLNQYSGNIVSATKYKTPQAVPSIYDDIDVGWTVDETWLKGQGAVFYLVPNSLYNCLTLLRQRYNDPDIYVTESGWSGAPDASLIDEDRVTYYATIMEQMLDAIDEGVKLKGYMAWSLLDNFEWMRGYTERFGLYAVDFSSPERTRTPRLSAFFYKEVLRTRTAVAVDYRPEEFTMKIDEGLWAATQYIRIGGTLSKRCLLTAAMQLLVLLSLAVLGSNAASVKQERRFPDDFLFGTATASYQIEGAWNEDGKGESIWDHMTHNKPHVIKEQTNGDIADDTYHNYKRDVEMMRELGLDAYRFSLSWSRILPTGFPSQVNQAGVDFYNNYIDEMLKYNIKPMVTLYHWDLPQKLQELGGFTNPLFIEWFEDYARVVFAAFGDRVKHWITFNEPREICYEGYGWTTKAPQLNATGIGEYLCAKHLVVAHAKAYHAYNNDFKPSQGGQCGITISTNYFAPMTDSEEDKAAAELLAQSQWVIYAEPIFSEQGGFPKELTERVAAKSKEQGYPRSRLPELTEEEIALVKGASDFYGVNHYTSILVSASDYKEEHPVPGQMDDADAGMFVPDEWPKSASVWLNQAPRSLYNALTDVHKRYSSPEIYVTENGWSSHGGLQDDDRVRYYRAALADLLDVLDEGVQLKGYMAWSLMDNFEWMEGYTERFGLYEVDFESAERTRTARKSALVYKHIIANRVIDPDYEPENLNISIDEGH; encoded by the exons ATGAAGTTATCTATACTATTGAG TGTAGTGGTGATCGCAGCCGCCAGCGCTGTTCCGCGGCAGCAGCGCCAGTTTCCCGATGACTTCATCTTCGGCACTGCCACCGCTTCGTACCAGATCGAGGGCGCTTGGGATGAAGATG GCAAAGGCGAAAATATTTGGGACTACAACACCCACCGCGACCCGACCATCATTGACGATCAAAGCAACGGCGACGTGGCCGCTGACTCCTACCACAACTACAAGAGGGATGTCGAAATTATGAGAGAACTCGGCTTGGACTGCTACCGTTTCTCACTGTCCTGGCCCAGAATCCTCCCTTCTGGCTTCCCCAACCACATCAACCAAGCTGGCGTCGACTTTTATAACAACTATATCGACGAAATGCTGAAATACAACATCCAACCCATAGTAACTCTGTACCATTGGGACTTACCCCAAAAACTTCAAGAGTTAGGCGGCTTTACCAACCCGTTATTCGAAGAATGGTTTGAAGATTACGCAAGAGTTGCATACAGCCTTTTCGGAGACAGAGTCAAGTTGTGGATCACTTTTAACGAGCCTATGCAAATTTGCTATCAAGGATATGGGTCCGTGACTAAGATACCTCAAGTGAATGCTACTGGGATAGGAGAATACCTGTGCGCTAAGCATTTAGTGATGGGTCATGCGAGGGCGTACCATGCCTATAATAATGATTTCAAGCCGTCCCAAGGCGGGCGATGCGGGTTAGCGATTAATTTGCAATGGTATATGCCTGATACGGATTCGGAAGAGGACGCACATGCAGTGGATTTGATGAACCAAGCTTAT TGGGCGCTTTACACCGATCCTATCTACTTACCCGAAGGCGGTTTCCCCAAAGAATTATCAGAGATAGTCGCCAAGAAAAGTGCTGAGCAAGGTTACCCTCGTTCCCGAATGTTGTCCTTCACAGAAGACGAAAGGGTTTACGTCCAAGGCACTTATGATTTCTTAGGACTGAACCAGTATTCAGGGAACATCGTTTCAGCGACGAAGTATAAAACGCCGCAAGCGGTGCCGTCGATATATGATGATATAGATGTTGGATGGACTGTTGATGAGACGTGGTTGAAGGGCCAGGGGGCTGTGTTTTAT CTAGTCCCCAACAGTCTTTACAACTGCCTGACCCTCCTACGCCAGCGCTACAATGACCCCGACATCTACGTCACCGAAAGTGGCTGGTCCGGCGCTCCCGACGCTAGTCTCATAGATGAAGACCGGGTCACGTATTACGCTACCATCATGGAACAGATGCTGGATGCTATAGATGAGGGGGTCAAGCTGAAGGGTTATATGGCTTGGAGTTTGCTGGATAATTTTGAGTGGATGAGGGGATATAC TGAGCGTTTCGGCCTGTACGCCGTAGACTTCTCTTCCCCCGAACGGACGCGCACTCCCCGGCTGTCTGCTTTCTTCTACAAAGAGGTGTTACGCACACGTACTGCTGTCGCAGTCGACTACCGCCCTGAAGAATTTACTATGAAGATCGATGAGGGAC TATGGGCAGCCACTCAATATATAAGAATAGGTGGCACTTTATCTAAACGTTGTTTGCTGACGGCAGCCATGCAGCTACTCGTCCttttaag TTTAGCAGTGCTTGGCAGCAATGCCGCATCCGTCAAGCAGGAGAGGAGGTTTCCCGATGATTTCCTCTTTGGCACGGCCACCGCGTCCTACCAGATAGAGGGCGCTTGGAATGAAGATG GCAAAGGAGAAAGCATATGGGACCACATGACCCACAACAAGCCGCACGTGATCAAAGAACAGACCAACGGTGACATCGCAGACGATACGTACCATAACTACAAGCGGGACGTAGAGATGATGAGGGAATTGGGTCTAGATGCGTACAGATTCTCCCTGTCCTGGTCCAGAATCCTGCCCACCGGCTTCCCCAGCCAAGTAAACCAGGCCGGAGTTGATTTCTACAACAACTATATCGATGAAATGCTCAAGTATAACATCAAGCCCATGGTAACGCTGTACCATTGGGATTTGCCTCAGAAACTTCAAGAGTTGGGAGGATTTACAAATCCCCTCTTCATTGAATGGTTTGAGGATTACGCTAGAGTAGTATTTGCCGCATTTGGTGATCGAGTTAAACATTGGATAACGTTCAATGAGCCTAGAGAGATATGCTATGAAGGTTACGGATGGACAACGAAAGCCCCTCAGCTGAATGCTACTGGTATAGGGGAGTACTTGTGCGCTAAGCACTTGGTGGTGGCTCACGCGAAGGCGTACCATGCGTACAATAATGACTTCAAGCCCAGCCAGGGTGGGCAGTGTGGTATCACGATCAGCACTAACTATTTCGCTCCGATGACGGATTCTGAGGAGGATAAAGCGGCTGCTGAACTTTTGGCGCAATCACAG TGGGTTATATACGCCGAGCCCATTTTCTCCGAGCAAGGTGGCTTCCCCAAGGAGTTGACTGAGCGCGTCGCAGCAAAAAGCAAGGAACAGGGCTACCCCAGGTCTCGTCTTCCAGAGTTGACTGAGGAAGAGATAGCCCTCGTGAAAGGCGCTTCGGACTTCTATGGTGTTAATCACTACACATCCATTTTGGTGTCAGCTAGTGATTATAAAGAAGAACATCCTGTGCCGGGGCAGATGGATGACGCGGATGCAGGCATGTTTGTGCCGGACGAATGGCCCAAGTCAGCGTCTGTCTGGTTAAAT CAAGCTCCCCGCAGCTTATACAACGCCTTAACCGACGTACACAAGAGATACAGCAGCCCAGAGATCTACGTGACGGAGAACGGATGGTCATCACACGGCGGTCTGCAGGACGATGATCGTGTCCGGTACTACAGAGCCGCGCTGGCCGACCTGCTGGATGTGCTGGATGAGGGAGTCCAGCTAAAGGGATACATGGCCTGGAGTTTAATGGACAATTTTGAGTGGATGGAGGGATACAC AGAGCGTTTTGGTCTTTACGAGGTGGACTTCGAATCGGCCGAGAGGACGCGAACGGCGCGCAAATCCGCGCTGGTCTACAAGCACATCATCGCCAACAGAGTGATCGACCCTGACTACGAACCAGAAAATCTCAATATCAGCATAGATGAAGGACATTAA